The Pseudomonadota bacterium genome includes a region encoding these proteins:
- a CDS encoding NAD(P)H-binding protein, producing MLMQEADEVGAAPGAHSGRVLLAGASGYIGAHVGRTLRAEGYEVLALHRGAVDPLRGAPGVTVCRADAFEARSLQVALAGERIDAVISCIASRNGAKKDAWAVDHDANAHLLAAAKAAGAKHFVLLSAICVQKPRLAFQHAKLAFEATLRESGLRYSIVRPTAYFKSLAGQIARVQAGKPFLVFGEGTETSCKPIGEEDLARYLVACLSVPERGNRVLPIGGPGPAITPREQGTLLCELAGQPVNVRSVSPRLFDAAIAVLSPLSRVIPPLAAKAEFARIGRYYATESMLHWDPERQVYDAEQTPSTGSQTLRAFYARVLGDGLQDQALGEHKLF from the coding sequence ATGCTAATGCAGGAAGCAGATGAGGTCGGTGCAGCGCCCGGCGCGCACTCGGGACGAGTGTTGCTGGCGGGGGCGAGCGGCTACATCGGTGCCCACGTGGGGCGCACCTTACGCGCCGAGGGTTACGAGGTGCTCGCGCTCCATCGGGGCGCGGTGGACCCTTTGCGCGGTGCGCCCGGCGTCACGGTGTGCCGGGCAGACGCTTTCGAAGCGCGATCGCTGCAGGTGGCCTTGGCCGGTGAACGCATCGATGCAGTCATCTCCTGCATCGCCTCTCGCAACGGAGCAAAGAAGGATGCCTGGGCCGTGGACCATGACGCCAACGCGCATCTGCTCGCTGCCGCCAAGGCAGCGGGTGCTAAGCACTTCGTGCTGCTCTCCGCCATCTGTGTGCAGAAGCCGCGCTTAGCCTTCCAGCACGCGAAGCTCGCCTTTGAGGCGACGCTGCGCGAGAGTGGCCTGCGCTACTCGATCGTGCGACCGACTGCTTACTTCAAATCCCTGGCTGGTCAGATCGCACGCGTGCAAGCAGGCAAGCCGTTCCTGGTGTTCGGTGAAGGTACTGAAACATCCTGTAAGCCGATCGGTGAGGAGGATCTGGCGCGGTACCTAGTGGCGTGTCTGAGTGTGCCCGAGCGGGGGAATCGTGTGTTGCCGATCGGCGGGCCAGGGCCAGCCATCACCCCACGCGAACAAGGCACGCTGCTGTGTGAGCTCGCAGGTCAGCCCGTGAACGTGCGTAGCGTATCACCAAGGCTCTTCGATGCGGCGATCGCTGTGCTGAGTCCCCTGTCGCGCGTGATTCCGCCACTCGCGGCAAAAGCCGAGTTCGCTCGTATCGGGCGCTACTACGCCACTGAGTCCATGCTTCACTGGGATCCTGAACGCCAGGTCTATGACGCGGAGCAAACGCCAAGCACCGGATCGCAGACGCTGCGAGCGTTCTATGCGCGTGTGCTGGGCGACGGCCTGCAGGATCAAGCCTTGGGCGAACACAAGCTCTTTTAA
- a CDS encoding histidine phosphatase family protein, which translates to MSCTIYFVRHGQTEWNVQGRLQGRGDSPLTELGRTQAQAHQQWLSGAPPEAVIASPLGRVRATVALATQGLGLDVAYDEALSERCMGQFEGWTLGEIAEQAPALAALKSADPWAWKPPGGEDYNQLFERTAPLVQRLIEHPANTLLVVSHGTIVRPILAQFLALDRDTTLRISSPNDLAYRLNRSTDTPERWTIAHRHGGRWAPGLRLLP; encoded by the coding sequence TTGAGCTGCACCATCTATTTCGTGCGGCACGGGCAAACCGAGTGGAACGTGCAAGGCCGGCTGCAGGGACGAGGCGACTCGCCGCTGACCGAGCTCGGCCGCACGCAGGCCCAAGCCCACCAACAGTGGCTCAGCGGCGCGCCGCCGGAGGCGGTGATCGCCAGTCCGCTCGGGCGCGTGCGCGCCACGGTCGCGCTCGCCACACAAGGCCTAGGCCTTGATGTGGCCTACGACGAGGCCTTGAGCGAGCGCTGCATGGGTCAGTTCGAAGGTTGGACTCTGGGCGAGATCGCCGAGCAAGCCCCGGCGCTCGCCGCCTTGAAGAGCGCTGATCCCTGGGCCTGGAAGCCGCCGGGTGGCGAGGACTACAACCAGCTGTTCGAGCGCACCGCACCGCTAGTGCAACGCCTTATCGAACACCCCGCGAACACGCTGCTGGTGGTCTCCCACGGCACCATCGTACGCCCGATCCTGGCCCAGTTTCTTGCCCTCGACCGGGATACCACCCTGCGCATTAGTTCACCGAACGATCTAGCCTATCGACTGAATCGCAGCACGGACACCCCTGAGCGATGGACGATCGCCCATCGACACGGGGGGCGATGGGCGCCAGGCCTACGCTTGTTGCCGTAA